From Desulfobacteraceae bacterium, a single genomic window includes:
- a CDS encoding sigma 54-interacting transcriptional regulator → MLPVELSGRWWVVMENILIGFKQLGGILDCLALGSIVLSPDRRILGINRSAEQLTDRKAADVVGKFCYEVFRDYLCGGSCRYVDGLQTPPGGTEACAEIEITDVTSGEHSITRIEAPLYGPDQRPAGCIQVFQDHTVFKSLIRRIRYDDLRLKIILDNLDIGVLTVDRGGHITFFNTMAERITGYSRKSLLGRPCSAVFGRDLCREMRANRAGAESGRGPSGIETRVVTRQGQPLPVRVNCMALKNEKGVTVGGLATLTDLSLKYQFDSAIQERYTFYDMVGKDPVMQKIFEIVPVIAASQATILIEGPTGTGKDLLAKIVHNASPRARKPLVKVNCAALPDTLLESEFFGYVKGAFTGADQNKPGRFQEADGGTIFLDEIGDLPLSLQAKMLRVLEDKEFYPLGSRRTTKVDVRIISASNLGLEKLVHQKRFREDLFYRLNVMRLELPPLKDRQGDLPLLIAHVLKRLCATRTTQVERISQRAMEVLLNHDYPGNVRELENILEHALIICQGKVIEWRHLPVFLLKNGPGAPPQTSPEHRPQAAGGGRPERDRILQLLQAHGGKRGKTARALKINRTTLWRKMKRYGIDL, encoded by the coding sequence GTGCTTCCGGTTGAGCTTTCCGGCCGCTGGTGGGTCGTGATGGAAAACATCCTGATCGGTTTCAAGCAGTTGGGCGGAATCCTGGATTGCCTCGCGCTGGGAAGCATCGTTCTTTCGCCGGACCGGCGCATCTTGGGCATCAACCGCTCGGCCGAGCAGCTCACCGATCGCAAAGCCGCCGATGTGGTCGGCAAATTCTGCTACGAGGTGTTCCGCGACTACCTCTGCGGGGGCAGCTGCCGCTATGTGGACGGGCTGCAAACCCCGCCGGGCGGAACCGAGGCGTGTGCGGAAATCGAAATCACCGATGTCACCAGCGGCGAGCACAGCATCACCCGGATCGAGGCGCCGCTCTACGGTCCGGATCAGAGGCCGGCGGGCTGCATCCAGGTGTTCCAGGACCACACGGTCTTCAAGTCCCTGATCCGGCGGATCCGCTATGACGACCTGAGGCTCAAGATCATACTGGACAACCTGGACATCGGGGTCCTGACCGTGGATCGCGGCGGCCACATCACCTTCTTCAACACCATGGCCGAGCGCATCACCGGCTACAGCCGCAAAAGTCTGCTGGGCAGGCCCTGCAGCGCTGTTTTCGGCCGTGATCTGTGCCGCGAGATGCGCGCCAACCGGGCGGGCGCCGAGAGCGGTCGGGGTCCGTCGGGTATCGAAACGCGGGTGGTCACCCGGCAGGGGCAGCCCCTGCCCGTGCGGGTCAATTGCATGGCCCTCAAAAACGAAAAAGGCGTCACGGTGGGGGGCCTGGCGACCCTCACGGACCTTTCGCTGAAATACCAGTTCGACAGCGCCATCCAGGAGCGCTACACCTTTTATGACATGGTGGGCAAGGACCCGGTGATGCAGAAAATATTCGAGATCGTGCCGGTGATTGCCGCCAGCCAGGCCACTATCCTGATCGAGGGGCCCACCGGCACCGGCAAGGACCTGCTTGCCAAGATCGTTCACAACGCCAGCCCCCGGGCCCGCAAGCCGCTGGTGAAGGTCAACTGCGCCGCCCTGCCGGACACCCTTCTGGAATCGGAGTTTTTCGGCTATGTCAAGGGGGCCTTCACCGGAGCGGATCAGAACAAGCCGGGCCGCTTCCAGGAGGCCGACGGCGGGACCATCTTTCTGGACGAAATTGGCGACCTGCCCCTTTCGCTGCAGGCCAAAATGCTGCGGGTATTGGAGGACAAGGAGTTCTACCCGCTGGGCAGCCGGCGTACCACCAAGGTCGACGTGCGCATCATCTCGGCCAGCAACCTGGGGTTGGAAAAGCTGGTTCACCAGAAGCGTTTTCGTGAGGATCTTTTCTACCGTCTGAACGTCATGCGCCTGGAGCTGCCACCGCTCAAGGACCGCCAGGGGGACCTGCCCCTCTTGATCGCCCATGTGCTCAAACGCCTCTGCGCCACCCGCACCACCCAGGTCGAGCGCATCTCCCAGCGGGCCATGGAAGTGCTGCTCAACCATGACTACCCCGGCAACGTCCGGGAGCTGGAAAACATTCTCGAGCATGCCCTGATCATCTGTCAGGGAAAGGTCATCGAGTGGCGCCACCTGCCGGTTTTTTTGCTGAAAAACGGCCCCGGCGCCCCGCCCCAGACATCTCCGGAGCATCGCCCGCAGGCGGCGGGGGGTGGCCGTCCGGAACGCGATCGGATCCTGCAGCTGCTGCAGGCCCACGGGGGCAAACGCGGCAAGACCGCCCGGGCTTTGAAAATCAACCGCACCACCCTGTGGCGCAAGATGAAGCGCTACGGAATCGATCTGTGA
- a CDS encoding PAS domain S-box protein has translation MLKKLLRLRHSLIAKLILTVGLTLLFSIATWAYFTIDYQQKRIMADVVASADRLTTTIRLGTHYAMMLNSRDDINQIITNIGGQEGLDAVRIYNKAGQIKYSNRSSEVDRFTNIRDEACHICHRTEPPQEKLGLEERIRIVALDDGYRHLGIISPIFNEPGCSADPCHVHPKSKKVLGALDVVVSLEETDRQVLLIEKGIIGLAGLVFLMTSTGIFLLVMAFVNRPVRKLIEGTRRIGHGDYLSRVDIRQEDEMGQLARAINRMGEEIAANQEALNQQRDEYQNLFEAVPCLITVQDREFRLLQYNRQFANQFAPNPGDFCYSAYKSRRQKCDNCPVEKTFADGQSHSGEEMGLNKDGSVSHWIYKTTPVFDARGNIVAAMEMSLDITPRKLLAEKLEKSEQKYRAIFTNIPNPVFVLDVDTLHVLDCNQSVERVYGFTQADILGKPFLDIFAEEEDRDHYAFKLMTSAAINRVKHRNRDGARLFVDIRVSPSEFQGRKVLLVTTSDITKQLLAEQQLIQASKMATLGEMATGVAHELNQPLSVIKTASSFLKKKASRGEPIKEEILLTLTGEIDGHVDRATKIINHMREFGRQSDLDLGQVQLNQVLDKAFEFFSQQLKVRAIAVTRDYHPELPLVMADADRLEQVFINLLINARDAIEDHWQGEALPPPGAKQIALRTYPVGSRVIAEVSDSGGGIPEALRDRIFEPFFTTKEVGKGTGLGLSISYGIVKDCGGDIQVVSEEGQGACFRLSFPAAGGS, from the coding sequence CTGCTTTTTTCCATCGCCACCTGGGCTTATTTTACCATCGATTACCAGCAAAAGAGAATCATGGCGGATGTCGTCGCCAGCGCCGACCGCCTGACCACCACCATCCGTCTCGGCACTCACTACGCCATGATGCTCAACTCGCGCGACGACATCAACCAGATCATCACCAATATCGGCGGGCAGGAAGGCCTCGACGCCGTCCGGATCTACAACAAAGCCGGCCAGATCAAGTACTCCAACCGCAGCTCCGAGGTGGACCGCTTCACCAACATTCGCGACGAAGCCTGCCACATCTGCCACCGGACCGAGCCGCCCCAGGAAAAATTGGGGCTCGAGGAGCGCATCCGGATCGTCGCCCTTGACGACGGCTACCGCCATCTGGGCATCATCAGCCCGATTTTCAACGAGCCCGGCTGCTCCGCCGACCCCTGCCATGTGCACCCCAAGTCCAAAAAGGTTTTGGGTGCCCTCGACGTGGTGGTCTCCCTCGAGGAAACCGACCGGCAGGTGCTGCTGATCGAAAAGGGCATCATCGGGCTGGCCGGCCTGGTTTTCCTGATGACATCCACCGGTATTTTCCTGCTGGTGATGGCCTTCGTCAACCGGCCGGTGCGCAAGCTCATCGAAGGCACGCGGCGCATCGGCCATGGGGACTACTTGAGCCGGGTGGACATTCGCCAGGAGGATGAGATGGGGCAGCTGGCCAGGGCCATCAACCGTATGGGGGAAGAGATCGCCGCCAATCAGGAAGCCCTCAACCAGCAGCGCGACGAATATCAGAACCTCTTTGAGGCCGTTCCCTGCCTGATCACGGTGCAGGACCGTGAGTTCCGCCTGCTGCAGTACAATCGCCAGTTTGCCAACCAGTTCGCGCCAAATCCGGGCGATTTCTGCTACTCGGCCTACAAGAGTCGGCGGCAAAAATGCGACAATTGCCCGGTGGAAAAGACCTTTGCCGACGGCCAGTCCCACTCCGGCGAGGAAATGGGCCTCAACAAGGACGGCTCGGTTTCCCACTGGATTTACAAGACCACGCCGGTCTTTGACGCCCGCGGCAACATCGTGGCCGCCATGGAGATGAGCCTGGATATCACCCCGCGCAAGCTGCTGGCCGAAAAGCTGGAGAAGTCCGAGCAGAAATACCGGGCCATCTTCACCAACATTCCCAATCCGGTTTTCGTGCTGGATGTGGACACCCTCCACGTCCTGGACTGCAACCAGAGCGTTGAGCGGGTTTACGGCTTCACCCAGGCGGACATCCTGGGCAAACCTTTTCTGGACATCTTTGCCGAGGAGGAGGATCGGGACCACTACGCCTTCAAACTCATGACCAGTGCGGCCATCAACCGCGTCAAGCACCGCAACCGCGACGGTGCGCGCCTCTTCGTGGACATCCGCGTCTCGCCCTCCGAGTTTCAGGGCAGGAAAGTCCTGCTGGTGACCACCAGCGATATCACCAAGCAGCTGTTGGCCGAACAGCAGTTGATCCAGGCCAGCAAGATGGCCACCCTGGGGGAGATGGCCACCGGTGTGGCCCACGAGCTCAACCAGCCCCTGTCGGTGATCAAGACCGCCAGCAGTTTCCTGAAAAAGAAGGCCAGTCGCGGGGAGCCGATCAAGGAAGAGATCCTGTTGACCCTGACCGGTGAAATCGACGGGCACGTCGACCGCGCCACCAAGATTATCAACCACATGCGCGAGTTCGGCCGGCAGTCGGACCTGGACTTGGGCCAGGTGCAGCTCAACCAGGTGCTGGACAAGGCCTTCGAGTTTTTCAGTCAGCAACTCAAGGTGCGCGCAATCGCGGTGACGCGCGACTACCACCCCGAGTTGCCGCTGGTGATGGCCGATGCGGATCGCCTGGAGCAGGTCTTCATCAATCTCCTGATTAACGCCCGGGACGCCATCGAGGACCACTGGCAGGGGGAGGCGCTGCCGCCCCCGGGTGCCAAGCAGATCGCGCTCAGGACCTATCCCGTCGGCAGCCGGGTGATTGCAGAGGTGTCGGATTCGGGCGGCGGGATTCCCGAGGCCTTGCGCGACCGGATCTTCGAGCCCTTTTTCACCACCAAGGAGGTTGGCAAGGGAACCGGCCTGGGGCTTTCCATCAGCTATGGGATCGTCAAGGACTGCGGCGGCGACATTCAGGTGGTCTCTGAAGAAGGCCAAGGGGCGTGCTTCCGGTTGAGCTTTCCGGCCGCTGGTGGGTCGTGA